A part of Lacinutrix sp. 5H-3-7-4 genomic DNA contains:
- a CDS encoding reprolysin-like metallopeptidase — protein MKTKLLRILFLLLFLFVNQIYGQDNVWTKTIFKENTEGISLKNLDRDNAIVLQLDILNLKQQLVGAPLRFLSQGKSNTIVSFPSVNGKLEQFRVVETQIFSSNDNEAQHPNIKTYLGSRLDNTGTRVRFSVTPLGLKAMVSEPGKETVYIQPVTKFSNGQYLVYNRTAQLNSSETFECLTEDVDISKRVVSSAFSRDANDQLLRTFRMAMSVTSEYTNYWDDGNAANGDAQQDALAQMVSTLNRTNEVFEVDMAITFQLVDTMDDPALDLIYVGTDPYGTDLNGDLQTNLTANVGEGDYDIGHLLAFAGNNGNAGCIGCVCESGKGSAFSAHQFTDNDGGPYMADFFDIDYVPHEIGHQMGANHTWSFNSEGTGVNAEPGSGTTIMGYAGITGGNDVQDHSDPYFHYYSIDQILNNVTTAPNNCAVTTAITNNAPIADAGLDYIIPMGTAFVLRGAATDTDGGDTLTYTWEQIDNGITTNSSFGPTKTTGAVWRSRPPSTSPDRYMPILSRVLNGDLTESSPVETVDNSSWETVSTVARNLNFALTVRDRSEAGGIGQSPQTSFDEMLVTVDGTSGPFTVTSQTTNETWDAGSTQTVSWDVAGTDVGVVNTPTVNILLSVDGGLTFPFVMASNVPNDGSHDVTVPLTGGDTNMARVIVEGNNNIFYAVNASNFSIQESEFVITIDNPVVDVCAPNDAVFNFTYNTFLGFSDTTNFTVTGLPAGTSAVINPVSASADGTTGTVTISGTGSLASGPYSIVLEGTSGTITKSVDGTFNVFSSTINPTTLVSPANGAVDVAADGDLIWDIDVNAENYLVVVATDSGFTSIVETATVQTNTYTTALAANTQYFWRVTASNQCATAAPSTVFNFTTANLTCATFSATDLPQTVSTSGAGNSYVSTINVGANFPITDVNVTIDITHSWSGDLDITLTSPAGTVVELTSDNGGSGDNYTATVFDQEGTDGPITGGSAPFTGNFVPEGDLSTIYGELSGGDWILTVVDDANLDGGTWNSFDLDLCVQGSLSVNEFDTGISDFSVFPNPNNGSFNVKFNNLSQNDIMISVFDVRGRSVFKNEFKSTTNFEETINLNNVEAGMYILQVSDGANSQTKKIIVK, from the coding sequence ATGAAAACAAAATTACTAAGAATACTATTTCTGCTTCTTTTTCTTTTTGTAAATCAAATTTACGGACAAGATAATGTGTGGACTAAAACAATTTTTAAAGAGAATACAGAAGGCATTTCTTTAAAAAACCTAGATAGAGATAACGCTATAGTTTTGCAGCTAGATATTCTCAATCTAAAACAACAACTTGTAGGAGCGCCTTTAAGATTTTTATCACAAGGAAAATCTAACACAATAGTAAGTTTTCCATCAGTGAATGGTAAATTGGAACAATTTAGAGTAGTGGAAACTCAAATTTTTTCATCTAACGATAATGAGGCACAACACCCAAACATTAAAACTTATTTAGGTTCTAGACTGGATAATACAGGTACAAGAGTAAGATTTAGTGTAACTCCATTAGGCTTAAAAGCAATGGTTTCTGAGCCAGGAAAAGAAACAGTTTACATACAGCCTGTTACTAAATTCTCAAATGGTCAATACTTAGTTTATAATAGAACAGCTCAACTTAATTCATCTGAAACATTTGAATGCTTAACAGAAGATGTTGATATATCAAAACGTGTTGTGAGTAGTGCATTTTCTCGAGATGCAAATGACCAATTACTTCGAACGTTTAGAATGGCAATGTCTGTAACATCAGAATATACCAATTATTGGGATGATGGTAATGCTGCAAATGGAGATGCGCAACAAGATGCATTGGCTCAAATGGTTTCTACTTTAAATAGAACTAATGAAGTGTTTGAAGTTGATATGGCTATTACATTTCAATTAGTAGATACTATGGATGATCCTGCATTAGATTTAATTTATGTAGGTACAGATCCTTATGGTACAGATTTAAATGGTGATTTACAAACAAATTTAACAGCTAATGTAGGTGAAGGAGATTATGATATAGGACACTTGTTAGCTTTTGCAGGTAATAATGGTAATGCTGGTTGTATAGGTTGTGTATGCGAAAGTGGGAAAGGAAGTGCTTTTTCTGCACATCAATTTACAGATAATGATGGCGGACCATACATGGCAGATTTTTTCGATATTGATTATGTGCCACATGAAATTGGCCACCAAATGGGAGCAAACCATACTTGGTCTTTTAATTCTGAAGGTACTGGAGTTAATGCTGAGCCGGGAAGTGGAACTACTATAATGGGTTATGCTGGAATAACAGGAGGAAACGATGTGCAAGACCATAGTGATCCATATTTTCATTACTATAGTATAGATCAAATATTAAACAATGTAACTACCGCACCTAATAATTGTGCAGTTACTACAGCAATTACAAATAATGCTCCAATAGCAGATGCTGGTTTAGATTATATTATACCTATGGGTACTGCATTTGTTTTAAGAGGTGCAGCAACAGATACTGATGGTGGAGATACACTGACATATACATGGGAGCAAATAGATAATGGTATTACCACTAATTCTTCGTTTGGACCAACAAAAACAACAGGAGCTGTTTGGAGATCAAGACCACCAAGTACATCGCCAGATAGATATATGCCTATTTTAAGCAGAGTTTTAAATGGAGACTTAACAGAATCTAGTCCAGTTGAAACTGTAGATAATTCGTCATGGGAAACAGTATCTACAGTAGCAAGAAACTTAAATTTTGCGTTAACAGTTAGAGATCGTTCTGAAGCTGGAGGTATTGGGCAATCTCCACAAACTAGTTTTGATGAAATGTTAGTAACTGTAGATGGGACTTCGGGACCTTTTACTGTAACGTCTCAAACTACTAACGAAACTTGGGATGCAGGATCGACACAAACCGTTAGCTGGGATGTAGCAGGAACAGATGTAGGAGTTGTAAACACGCCTACGGTAAACATACTATTATCTGTAGATGGTGGATTAACTTTTCCATTTGTAATGGCATCTAATGTGCCAAATGATGGATCTCATGATGTTACAGTTCCTTTAACTGGTGGAGATACTAACATGGCTAGAGTTATAGTAGAAGGAAACAACAATATTTTTTATGCAGTAAACGCTTCAAATTTTTCAATTCAAGAATCAGAATTTGTAATTACTATTGATAATCCTGTTGTTGATGTTTGTGCGCCAAATGATGCTGTTTTTAATTTCACGTATAATACTTTTTTAGGATTTAGCGATACTACTAATTTTACAGTAACAGGATTGCCAGCAGGAACTTCGGCAGTAATTAATCCAGTATCTGCATCTGCAGATGGCACTACAGGAACAGTTACAATTTCTGGAACAGGTAGTCTAGCTTCTGGACCTTATTCTATAGTTTTAGAAGGGACTTCAGGAACTATTACAAAATCTGTAGACGGTACATTTAATGTATTTAGTAGTACAATAAACCCAACGACATTAGTATCTCCTGCAAATGGAGCAGTAGATGTTGCTGCAGATGGAGATTTGATTTGGGATATAGATGTTAATGCTGAGAATTACTTGGTAGTGGTAGCAACAGATTCAGGTTTTACTTCTATAGTTGAAACAGCTACGGTGCAAACAAACACTTATACAACTGCTCTAGCAGCAAATACACAATATTTTTGGAGAGTAACAGCATCTAACCAATGTGCTACTGCTGCACCTTCAACTGTTTTTAATTTTACTACGGCAAATTTAACTTGTGCTACCTTTAGTGCGACAGATTTACCTCAAACAGTTTCTACAAGTGGTGCAGGAAATAGTTATGTATCTACAATAAATGTTGGTGCTAACTTTCCTATAACCGATGTTAACGTTACAATAGATATTACGCACTCATGGTCAGGTGATTTAGATATAACTTTAACAAGCCCGGCAGGAACAGTGGTAGAGTTAACGAGCGATAATGGTGGAAGTGGAGATAATTATACTGCTACTGTTTTTGATCAAGAAGGAACAGATGGTCCTATTACAGGAGGTAGTGCACCTTTTACAGGTAATTTTGTGCCAGAAGGAGATTTATCAACTATTTATGGTGAATTGTCTGGTGGAGATTGGATTTTAACAGTAGTTGATGATGCTAACCTTGATGGAGGAACGTGGAATAGTTTTGATTTAGACCTTTGTGTTCAAGGTAGTTTATCTGTAAATGAATTTGATACAGGGATATCTGATTTTTCAGTTTTTCCAAATCCAAATAATGGATCGTTTAACGTAAAATTCAATAACCTATCTCAAAATGATATTATGATTTCTGTTTTTGATGTAAGAGGAAGAAGTGTATTTAAAAATGAATTTAAAAGCACCACAAATTTTGAAGAAACAATTAATTTAAATAATGTAGAAGCTGGTATGTATATATTACAAGTATCTGATGGAGCCAACTCGCAAACAAAAAAAATAATTGTAAAGTAA